From Desulfuromonas soudanensis, the proteins below share one genomic window:
- a CDS encoding response regulator: MTKKILIAEDSSTMRSLIVSTIAAMGDFDIVEAANGFEALRILPREKVDLVITDINMPDINGLELVSFIKGNANYRSTPLFIISTEGSERDREKGLALGADAYLVKPFSPRELQSLITKFLG; this comes from the coding sequence GTGACGAAGAAAATCCTGATCGCCGAAGATTCGAGTACGATGCGGTCTCTCATTGTGTCAACTATTGCGGCGATGGGTGATTTCGATATTGTCGAGGCGGCCAACGGCTTCGAAGCCCTGCGTATTCTGCCGAGAGAGAAGGTCGATCTGGTGATCACCGATATCAATATGCCGGACATCAACGGTCTGGAACTGGTCAGCTTTATCAAGGGGAACGCCAACTATCGGTCGACCCCTCTTTTTATTATCAGCACCGAAGGGAGTGAGCGGGACCGTGAGAAGGGGCTGGCGCTCGGTGCGGATGCCTACCTCGTCAAGCCATTTTCTCCCCGGGAATTGCAGTCCCTCATCACCAAATTTCTCGGTTAG
- a CDS encoding response regulator gives MSLVGNLEDLGLGDILQIVSLSRKSGVLALHSRNREGTIIFLHGQVTHAASSVFRENLGDILLRKGLVDMETLRAALTLQKETTPPLRLGAILAERFGVSKEAIETLVKEQIERIVYSYFGWKEGTFAFELGEPAELGATSFSPLQFMLEQGLNPQWLAMEGSRLLDEKTHRGESLEEDAPPSVVDMETLFEEHQGIPSGGVPTTVKPSAGNPVILFIDDDEPTREGLADAFGNLGFFVKVFADGKEFLEAVKQEYREGGDPLLLVDLIMPRMDGSGILGGVELLENIKKIAPEAHTVMISDHPNPEAERRVRDLGTPDVLSKPKKTEVRGPQGLQALHALAETISGMVRSASPSVPSSSPGGLFNLGAELLSEFGDEADQGSARGPESPGLHLLKGMLQELSNPSLGGGVILLVLRFASELMNRAVIFHVKKEEIVGLGQFGIELEGEMADTRVRHMRIPVDEPSIFKDVLQARVPMRVQLGSGPWDTYLRTQLGGGHPAEVFLGPVVSEGKVVALIYGDNLPQSSVIGDTEALEIFLSQAGLAMEKTLLETRLRVKNAN, from the coding sequence ATGAGTCTTGTCGGAAACCTCGAAGATCTGGGGCTGGGTGACATCCTTCAGATCGTCAGCCTAAGCCGGAAGTCCGGCGTGCTGGCGCTTCACAGTCGCAACCGTGAAGGGACGATTATTTTCCTCCATGGTCAGGTGACGCACGCGGCCTCGAGCGTGTTTCGTGAAAATCTTGGCGACATCCTGCTGCGCAAGGGGCTTGTCGACATGGAGACCCTCAGGGCGGCCCTGACCCTGCAGAAGGAGACGACTCCGCCCCTTCGTCTCGGGGCTATTCTGGCTGAGCGTTTCGGCGTTTCCAAAGAAGCGATCGAGACTCTGGTCAAGGAGCAGATCGAGCGGATCGTCTACAGTTACTTCGGCTGGAAGGAAGGGACCTTTGCTTTCGAACTCGGTGAACCGGCCGAGCTCGGGGCGACCAGCTTCAGTCCTCTTCAGTTCATGCTTGAGCAGGGGCTGAATCCCCAGTGGCTGGCCATGGAGGGGAGTCGGCTTCTCGATGAAAAGACCCATCGGGGAGAAAGTTTGGAAGAGGACGCTCCACCCTCCGTCGTCGATATGGAGACCCTCTTCGAGGAACACCAGGGGATACCGTCCGGCGGCGTTCCGACGACGGTGAAACCCTCGGCAGGCAATCCCGTCATCCTTTTTATCGATGACGACGAACCGACCCGCGAAGGGTTGGCCGATGCCTTCGGCAACCTCGGCTTCTTCGTCAAAGTCTTTGCCGACGGCAAGGAGTTTCTTGAAGCCGTCAAACAGGAATATCGGGAGGGGGGTGATCCGCTCCTCCTCGTCGATCTGATCATGCCCCGCATGGACGGCAGCGGAATCCTTGGCGGCGTCGAACTCCTCGAAAATATTAAAAAAATTGCCCCAGAAGCCCATACGGTGATGATTTCCGATCACCCGAACCCCGAAGCGGAGCGCCGGGTCCGCGATCTTGGCACCCCGGACGTTCTCTCCAAGCCGAAAAAGACCGAGGTCCGTGGCCCCCAGGGTCTCCAGGCCCTTCATGCCCTGGCCGAGACCATATCCGGCATGGTCAGGAGCGCTTCCCCCTCCGTGCCTTCCTCCTCGCCCGGCGGCCTGTTCAACCTCGGTGCAGAGCTCCTGAGCGAATTCGGAGACGAAGCGGACCAGGGGAGCGCCAGAGGGCCCGAATCCCCCGGTTTGCACCTTCTCAAGGGGATGCTGCAGGAACTCAGCAACCCCTCTCTCGGCGGGGGAGTGATCCTTCTGGTCCTGCGGTTTGCCAGTGAGTTGATGAACCGTGCCGTTATATTTCATGTCAAAAAGGAGGAGATCGTCGGTCTCGGCCAGTTCGGGATCGAACTCGAAGGGGAGATGGCCGACACCCGGGTGCGTCATATGCGCATTCCGGTCGATGAGCCCTCCATCTTCAAGGATGTCCTTCAGGCCCGGGTCCCCATGCGGGTTCAGCTTGGATCCGGCCCGTGGGACACCTACCTGCGCACCCAGCTCGGAGGGGGTCATCCCGCAGAGGTCTTTCTCGGCCCGGTGGTCAGCGAAGGGAAGGTTGTGGCCCTTATTTATGGAGACAATCTCCCCCAGTCATCGGTTATCGGCGATACTGAAGCTCTGGAGATCTTTCTCTCCCAAGCCGGGCTGGCCATGGAAAAGACTCTGCTGGAAACCCGACTGCGGGTAAAAAACGCCAACTGA
- the der gene encoding ribosome biogenesis GTPase Der — protein sequence MMPVVAIVGRPNVGKSTLFNRILGQRKAIVEDFPGVTRDRNYAEVTRYEKPFTLIDTGGFEPVTEERMLVQMREQSQLAIEEADIILFVADGKEGLTPSDVEVAQMLRRVDKPILYVVNKVDGDAQEVGATEFYALGVETIHTISAEHGRGVPDLIDDILALLPEAAPLRDNEGEVRLAVIGRPNVGKSTLVNRLLGFERMVANPTAGTTRDSVDTPFIYNKNNYLLIDTAGIRRKGKVSQRLEKFSVIQALKAMERAHIVLVVIDAEEGVTDQDMTVAGYAYEKGRAVILVVNKWDRLEKNNRTVSEYTETLRSTFKFLSFAPIIFISALTGQRVNKIMGEVEKVSAEFNKKISTSHLNQLLADAERGHQPPVYQGKRLKLFYITQTAVRPPTFIIFVNKAEGVHFSYQRYLGNKIREAFGFSGCPIRLQFKDRERNE from the coding sequence ATGATGCCAGTCGTCGCAATCGTCGGACGCCCCAATGTCGGGAAGTCGACGCTGTTCAACAGAATTCTCGGTCAACGCAAGGCCATCGTCGAAGATTTTCCCGGTGTGACCCGGGATCGCAACTATGCCGAAGTGACCCGTTACGAGAAGCCCTTTACCCTCATCGACACCGGCGGATTCGAACCGGTCACCGAAGAGCGGATGCTGGTGCAAATGCGGGAGCAGTCGCAGCTGGCCATCGAAGAGGCCGATATCATCCTCTTTGTCGCCGACGGCAAGGAAGGGCTGACCCCTTCCGACGTCGAAGTCGCGCAGATGTTGCGCCGGGTCGACAAGCCGATTCTCTACGTGGTGAACAAGGTCGATGGCGATGCCCAGGAGGTCGGAGCGACGGAATTCTACGCTCTCGGGGTGGAAACCATCCATACGATTTCAGCCGAGCATGGTCGCGGAGTCCCCGACCTGATCGACGACATCCTTGCCCTGCTGCCGGAGGCCGCCCCCCTTCGGGACAACGAGGGGGAGGTCCGTCTTGCGGTGATCGGTCGTCCCAATGTGGGCAAGTCCACCCTTGTCAACCGGCTTCTCGGTTTCGAACGGATGGTCGCCAATCCCACGGCGGGAACGACCCGCGACAGTGTCGATACCCCCTTCATCTACAACAAGAACAACTATCTGCTCATTGATACCGCAGGGATCCGGCGCAAGGGGAAGGTCAGTCAGAGACTGGAGAAATTCAGTGTCATTCAGGCGCTCAAGGCGATGGAGCGGGCTCATATCGTTCTGGTGGTGATCGATGCCGAGGAGGGGGTGACCGACCAGGACATGACGGTGGCCGGGTATGCCTATGAAAAGGGGAGGGCGGTGATCCTGGTGGTCAACAAGTGGGACCGTCTGGAAAAAAACAATCGCACCGTCAGTGAATATACCGAAACGCTTCGCTCGACCTTCAAGTTTCTCTCCTTTGCCCCGATCATCTTCATCTCCGCCCTGACGGGCCAGAGAGTCAACAAGATCATGGGCGAAGTCGAGAAAGTCTCGGCCGAATTCAATAAAAAGATATCGACCTCGCACCTGAACCAGTTGCTGGCCGACGCCGAAAGGGGACATCAGCCCCCCGTTTATCAGGGGAAGCGTCTCAAGCTCTTCTATATCACTCAAACCGCCGTGCGGCCTCCGACGTTTATCATTTTCGTCAACAAAGCCGAAGGCGTGCACTTTTCTTATCAGCGCTATCTCGGAAACAAAATCCGTGAAGCCTTCGGTTTTTCAGGGTGCCCCATACGCCTTCAGTTCAAGGATCGGGAGCGAAATGAGTAG
- the era gene encoding GTPase Era: MPPSDQRTPHTLNTTDSNFRSGFVSIIGRPNVGKSTLLNKILGQKIAITTSKPQTTRNRILGIHNLEKGQILFLDTPGIHRGKGRLNRFMVDQAISACSDVDLILFLVEANDPLGGGDDFILDLISKGGSPVVLLINKIDLVPRPALLALIDAYAKKFSFRAIIPISGLKGDGVDTLPGIILDLLPEGPRYYPEDMITDLPERFIVGEMIREQVLKQTRDEVPYGVAVTVESFEEKPEKNLIVIGAVIRVDRDSHKSILLGKGGAMIRSIGKAARIDIERLLGHRVFLELFVKVEKNWTDSERLLKELGYQ; this comes from the coding sequence ATGCCGCCCAGTGATCAGAGGACACCGCACACCTTGAATACTACAGACTCGAACTTTCGTTCCGGATTCGTCTCCATCATCGGCCGCCCCAATGTCGGAAAGTCGACGCTTCTCAACAAGATTCTCGGGCAGAAGATCGCCATCACCACCAGTAAACCCCAGACGACCCGCAACCGCATTCTCGGCATTCACAATCTCGAGAAGGGGCAGATCCTCTTTCTCGACACACCGGGGATTCACCGCGGCAAGGGGCGGTTAAACCGTTTCATGGTCGACCAGGCGATCTCGGCCTGTTCCGACGTCGACCTGATCCTCTTTCTGGTGGAGGCCAACGACCCCCTCGGCGGCGGGGATGATTTCATTCTCGACCTCATTTCCAAAGGGGGGTCGCCGGTTGTGCTCCTCATCAACAAGATCGATCTCGTCCCCCGTCCCGCACTCCTGGCCCTGATCGACGCCTACGCGAAAAAGTTCTCCTTCCGCGCCATCATACCCATCTCCGGTCTCAAGGGGGACGGGGTGGACACCCTCCCGGGGATCATCCTCGATCTCCTTCCCGAGGGGCCCCGCTACTATCCCGAGGACATGATCACCGACCTCCCCGAGCGCTTCATCGTCGGGGAGATGATCCGGGAGCAGGTATTGAAACAGACCCGCGACGAGGTCCCTTACGGAGTGGCGGTGACGGTCGAGAGCTTTGAGGAAAAACCCGAAAAGAATCTGATCGTCATCGGCGCGGTGATTCGCGTCGATCGCGACTCCCACAAGAGCATTCTCCTCGGCAAGGGGGGCGCGATGATTCGCTCCATCGGCAAGGCGGCGCGGATCGATATCGAGCGGCTGCTCGGCCACCGGGTCTTTCTGGAGTTATTCGTCAAGGTGGAAAAGAACTGGACCGATTCGGAGCGCTTGCTCAAGGAACTCGGTTACCAGTGA
- a CDS encoding elongator complex protein 3 — translation MRIYPVFIPHAGCPYRCVYCRQQALCGQAVPANPDEVAAFLDGVLPVRGDGEIAFYGGTFTLLDKELSRAYLAVAAFFVDRGRVSGVRVSTRPDALEDTAVAALQVGGVTTVEIGCQSFSDAVLLRAGRGHGATEAEGAVRRLRGAGLNVGLQLMPGLPGGDRKEALFSLDRALALAPDFVRIYPTVVLSETPLEAAFRAGTYRPMDLDEAVDLGADMLWRCHRAGVAVIRHGLQASPELDDGSARVAGPYHPAFGQLVRSRLWLRALERCAATGKDRRALVHPADFSDARGHGNGNLALLTKEFGSFDIVSHREVPRQQLLTNGRLLSLMDAAQ, via the coding sequence ATGCGGATCTATCCTGTTTTCATCCCCCATGCCGGTTGCCCCTATCGCTGTGTTTACTGCCGCCAGCAGGCTCTCTGCGGCCAGGCCGTCCCCGCGAACCCCGATGAGGTCGCTGCCTTCCTCGACGGCGTTCTGCCGGTCCGGGGGGACGGCGAAATCGCCTTTTACGGCGGAACATTTACCCTTCTCGACAAAGAGCTTTCCAGGGCCTATCTGGCCGTGGCGGCCTTCTTCGTCGACCGGGGACGGGTTTCGGGGGTTCGTGTTTCGACCCGTCCCGATGCCCTCGAGGATACCGCGGTGGCCGCCCTGCAGGTCGGCGGGGTGACGACGGTGGAAATAGGGTGCCAGTCCTTTTCTGACGCCGTTTTGCTCCGCGCCGGTCGCGGACACGGAGCCACGGAGGCCGAAGGGGCCGTCCGTCGCCTTCGCGGCGCCGGCCTGAACGTCGGTCTCCAGTTGATGCCCGGCCTGCCGGGGGGAGACCGAAAGGAAGCCCTCTTCTCCCTGGACAGGGCCCTGGCGCTTGCACCTGATTTTGTCCGGATCTATCCGACCGTTGTCCTCTCCGAAACCCCGCTCGAGGCCGCCTTCCGGGCAGGGACCTACCGGCCGATGGACCTCGATGAGGCCGTGGATCTCGGCGCCGACATGCTCTGGCGGTGCCATCGTGCCGGCGTTGCGGTGATCCGTCATGGCCTGCAGGCCTCCCCCGAACTCGATGACGGTTCGGCCCGGGTCGCCGGCCCCTACCATCCGGCCTTTGGCCAGCTGGTCCGTTCGCGCCTCTGGCTCCGGGCCCTTGAGCGCTGCGCTGCCACCGGAAAAGACCGCCGCGCCCTGGTGCACCCCGCAGATTTCTCCGATGCGCGCGGACACGGCAACGGCAATCTGGCCCTGCTGACAAAAGAGTTCGGCAGTTTTGATATCGTATCCCACCGGGAGGTTCCCCGGCAGCAACTCCTAACCAACGGGCGCCTTCTTTCCCTGATGGATGCCGCCCAGTGA
- the rnc gene encoding ribonuclease III, with amino-acid sequence MERQDLEKQLEKKVGYFFKDRDLLRESLTHRSFANEQVGRVWPHNERLEFLGDAVLDLVISQIIFSDYETFAEGDLTRVRAEVVNEKTLAVLGRQCDLGDCLLLGRGEQRSGGGDKDSLLADALEALLGAIFCDGGFEAVRPVVEALFADEIECAARRKVGVDHKTRLQEVLQARHGLPPTYRVVNVEGPDHLRSYTIEVQSEGEAIGSGQGRTKKGAEQEAARQALARLEG; translated from the coding sequence TTGGAACGCCAGGATCTCGAAAAACAGCTGGAAAAAAAGGTCGGATATTTCTTCAAAGACCGGGATCTGCTGCGTGAATCGCTCACCCACCGCTCCTTTGCCAATGAGCAGGTCGGCAGAGTCTGGCCCCACAATGAACGGCTGGAGTTCCTCGGCGACGCTGTTCTCGACCTGGTCATAAGTCAGATTATTTTCAGTGATTACGAAACCTTCGCCGAGGGAGACCTGACGCGGGTCCGGGCCGAGGTCGTCAACGAAAAAACCCTGGCCGTCCTGGGACGGCAATGCGATCTCGGCGATTGCCTTCTCCTCGGCCGTGGCGAACAGCGCAGCGGAGGGGGGGACAAGGACAGCCTGCTGGCCGACGCCCTGGAGGCGTTGCTCGGTGCCATCTTCTGCGACGGCGGCTTCGAAGCTGTTCGTCCGGTGGTTGAGGCCCTGTTTGCCGACGAGATCGAATGCGCCGCCCGGCGCAAGGTCGGGGTCGACCATAAGACCCGCCTTCAGGAAGTCCTGCAGGCCCGGCACGGACTCCCCCCCACCTACCGGGTGGTGAACGTCGAGGGGCCCGATCACCTGCGCAGCTACACCATTGAGGTGCAATCCGAGGGGGAGGCGATCGGTTCCGGGCAGGGCCGGACCAAAAAGGGGGCCGAGCAGGAGGCGGCCCGGCAGGCCCTGGCAAGGCTGGAAGGTTGA
- the tmk gene encoding dTMP kinase → MALFITFEGIEGSGKTTQIRLLAERLGKAGKAVVATREPGGCPIADMVRQILLSPGSAALVPRAELLLYAAARAQHVDEVIIPALKEGKIVLCDRFIDATLAYQGHGRRLDASLIDRLNQLATGGLSPDLTLLLDMPAEKGLRRARQRNEDQNLGNEDRFEQESLAFHSRVRQGYLFLAEGQDRFRRIDAEGSAEEVARRIAAVVDPFLEQHSS, encoded by the coding sequence ATGGCACTATTCATAACCTTTGAAGGGATCGAGGGGAGCGGCAAGACGACGCAGATCCGGTTGCTCGCCGAACGACTCGGCAAGGCCGGCAAAGCCGTGGTGGCGACCCGGGAACCCGGGGGTTGCCCCATTGCCGACATGGTCCGCCAGATCCTCTTGTCTCCCGGCAGCGCCGCGCTGGTTCCCCGGGCCGAGCTCCTTCTTTACGCCGCAGCCCGGGCACAGCATGTCGACGAGGTCATAATCCCGGCCCTGAAAGAGGGAAAGATCGTCCTTTGTGACCGCTTCATCGACGCCACCCTCGCCTACCAGGGACACGGCCGCCGCCTCGACGCCTCACTCATCGACCGCCTGAACCAGCTGGCTACCGGTGGGCTCTCCCCGGACCTCACCCTCCTTCTCGACATGCCCGCCGAGAAGGGTCTGCGCCGGGCACGGCAGCGCAACGAAGACCAGAACCTGGGGAACGAGGATCGCTTCGAACAGGAGTCCCTGGCTTTTCACAGCCGGGTTCGCCAGGGATACCTCTTTCTGGCCGAAGGGCAAGATCGCTTCCGCCGTATCGATGCCGAAGGAAGCGCAGAAGAAGTGGCAAGGCGAATCGCCGCCGTGGTCGATCCTTTTCTGGAGCAGCATTCTTCATGA
- the holB gene encoding DNA polymerase III subunit delta', producing MTFAQILGHRRQKEILQRAFASGRLAHAYLFEGPEGVGKRLMALALVRLVFCADGSGCGICSACRKIDHNNHPDLHILEPDGAMIKIEQIRRIQKELSYRPLEAQKKVVLIDGAEKMNAAAGNALLKTLEEPNGEALLLLLTPHPEKVLGTIRSRCQRLPFSRLPRQELLTVLLQQEGMNEVEGHILTALSEGSFKKALGRDRELYLERRKAILKSLTALSPGSIGPLFDLAQELAEDKDHLPEILEIIQVFYRDLLLHAHGAPEEEMVNLDLAEKIRRVVSRETVPSLLRKLDAIAASQLHLGRNVNRQLAIEVLLMRLVA from the coding sequence ATGACCTTCGCTCAAATCCTCGGTCACCGGAGACAAAAGGAGATCTTGCAGCGAGCCTTCGCCTCGGGACGCCTGGCCCATGCCTACCTCTTCGAAGGACCCGAGGGGGTCGGCAAGCGCCTCATGGCCCTGGCGCTCGTCAGGCTCGTCTTCTGTGCGGACGGCTCCGGGTGCGGCATCTGCAGCGCCTGCCGAAAGATCGACCACAACAACCATCCCGACCTGCACATTCTCGAGCCGGACGGGGCGATGATCAAGATCGAACAGATCCGCCGCATCCAGAAAGAACTCTCCTATCGCCCGCTGGAGGCCCAAAAAAAAGTCGTCCTCATCGATGGCGCCGAAAAAATGAATGCGGCGGCCGGCAACGCCCTCCTCAAAACACTGGAGGAGCCGAACGGTGAGGCCCTGCTCCTTCTGCTGACCCCGCACCCGGAGAAGGTTCTCGGGACGATTCGCTCCCGCTGCCAGCGCCTCCCCTTTTCCCGCCTCCCCCGCCAGGAGCTGTTGACGGTTCTGCTGCAGCAGGAGGGGATGAATGAGGTCGAAGGGCACATCCTGACGGCCCTCTCCGAAGGGAGCTTCAAAAAGGCCCTGGGGAGGGACCGGGAACTTTACCTGGAACGACGTAAGGCGATTCTCAAGTCCCTTACGGCCCTTTCCCCCGGGAGCATCGGCCCCCTCTTCGACCTGGCCCAGGAACTGGCCGAAGACAAGGACCATCTTCCGGAAATTCTCGAGATCATCCAGGTCTTCTACCGGGACCTCCTCCTTCATGCCCATGGCGCCCCTGAGGAGGAAATGGTCAATCTCGACCTTGCGGAGAAGATACGACGGGTCGTCTCCCGGGAAACGGTACCGTCCCTGCTGCGCAAGCTCGACGCCATCGCCGCGTCCCAACTCCACCTCGGGCGCAACGTCAACCGACAACTGGCCATCGAGGTCCTGCTGATGCGCCTGGTGGCCTGA
- a CDS encoding PSP1 domain-containing protein, giving the protein MIRIVTIKFRDAGKQYDFNAQALELKRGDQVVIETERGRALGIVVAPPREVPAAQAPPDIKIIQRLATEEDLSLARANTSREQDSFRFCQRRIKERKMEMKLVRAEYLFDGSKIIFYFTADGRVDFRELVKDLAHHFHTRIEMRQIGVRDEAKLTGGIGICGRELCCCSFLTDFAPVSVKMAKEQGLALNPNKISGQCGRLLCCLGYEFETYCAMRKMLPKCGRKVVVNGSEGEVVDQNILASKVTVRMGDGKRIEVPVDEIDKGPVTVTPPTASPPAPAAAAPPQPRRERQGRERTRQPKGTPPKEKSGEPRAESGRQPQPPREEAPPPATGVEGTPKTGKRKSRNRRRPRRNPPSGDQ; this is encoded by the coding sequence ATGATCCGAATTGTGACCATAAAATTCCGGGATGCCGGCAAACAGTACGACTTCAACGCCCAGGCCCTCGAACTTAAGAGGGGGGACCAGGTGGTGATCGAAACGGAACGTGGGCGCGCCCTCGGGATCGTTGTGGCCCCGCCGCGGGAAGTACCCGCCGCCCAGGCGCCGCCAGACATCAAAATCATCCAGCGCCTGGCCACCGAAGAGGACCTCTCCCTGGCCAGGGCCAACACCAGCCGGGAGCAGGATTCCTTCCGCTTTTGCCAGCGGCGCATCAAGGAACGGAAGATGGAGATGAAGCTGGTTCGAGCCGAATATCTCTTCGACGGCTCCAAAATCATTTTCTACTTCACCGCCGACGGACGGGTCGATTTCCGCGAACTGGTCAAGGATCTTGCCCACCATTTCCACACCCGCATCGAGATGCGCCAGATCGGCGTTCGCGACGAGGCCAAGCTAACGGGGGGGATCGGTATCTGCGGCCGCGAACTCTGCTGCTGCTCCTTTCTCACCGATTTCGCGCCGGTTTCGGTGAAAATGGCCAAGGAGCAGGGGTTGGCCCTGAATCCGAACAAGATTTCCGGCCAATGCGGCCGCCTCCTCTGCTGCCTCGGCTACGAATTCGAAACCTACTGCGCCATGCGCAAGATGCTCCCCAAGTGCGGCCGGAAGGTGGTGGTCAACGGCAGCGAAGGGGAAGTCGTCGACCAGAATATCCTGGCGTCGAAGGTCACGGTCAGGATGGGAGACGGCAAGCGGATCGAGGTTCCCGTCGACGAGATCGACAAGGGTCCGGTCACGGTCACGCCCCCGACGGCGTCCCCCCCGGCCCCGGCCGCTGCCGCTCCCCCTCAACCCCGCCGGGAACGACAGGGCAGGGAACGCACGCGCCAGCCGAAGGGAACCCCGCCCAAGGAAAAATCCGGCGAACCCCGTGCCGAAAGTGGGAGGCAACCCCAGCCCCCGCGGGAGGAAGCGCCGCCGCCTGCGACCGGCGTCGAGGGAACCCCGAAGACCGGCAAGAGAAAAAGCAGAAACCGTCGCCGACCGCGCCGCAATCCGCCCTCAGGAGACCAGTGA
- the metG gene encoding methionine--tRNA ligase, whose protein sequence is MAKHFYLTTPIYYVNDVPHIGHAYTTLACDVLARYKKARGFEVFFLTGTDEHGQKVEKAALTRGETPLELADRVMKRFQALWEKLNISNTDFIRTSQERHKIGVQRLFKDLQAKGDIYLGEYEDWYCTPCETFWTETQLMDGCCPDCGRPTDKLKEESYFFRMSQYQEALLRHIEENPDFIQPRSRRNEVLSFVREGLRDLSISRTSFSWGIPVPGNERHVIYVWFDALSNYITALGYPDDAEGNFADYWPADVHVIGKDILRFHSVYWPTFLLAAGIPLPKKVFAHGWWTVEGQKMSKSLANVVEPNMLIDKYGVDAIRYFLLREVPFGLDGDFSHSALVHRINSDLANDLGNLVSRSTAMVNKYFGGTLPSAANLDDADRAFIARFSAATQTVDQQMSELAFNKALQTIWELVSAANKYIDEVAPWTLAKDEALRPRLGTVMYNLLEGVRLIALLVGPYMPETAVSIMATLGNDNRELTLDGHDGWGGLKPGTTVEKAAPLFPRIETE, encoded by the coding sequence ATGGCCAAGCACTTCTACCTCACCACGCCCATCTATTATGTCAACGACGTGCCCCATATCGGCCACGCCTATACAACACTCGCCTGCGACGTGCTGGCCCGATATAAAAAGGCCCGCGGCTTCGAGGTTTTCTTCCTGACCGGCACCGACGAGCACGGCCAGAAGGTGGAAAAAGCCGCCCTGACCCGCGGCGAGACCCCCCTCGAACTCGCCGACCGCGTCATGAAGCGCTTTCAGGCCCTGTGGGAAAAGCTCAACATCAGCAACACCGACTTCATCCGCACCTCCCAGGAGCGCCACAAGATCGGCGTGCAGCGCCTTTTCAAGGACCTCCAGGCCAAGGGGGATATCTACCTCGGCGAATACGAGGACTGGTACTGCACCCCCTGCGAAACGTTCTGGACGGAAACCCAGCTGATGGACGGCTGCTGCCCCGACTGCGGGCGACCGACGGACAAGCTCAAGGAAGAATCCTATTTCTTCCGGATGAGCCAGTATCAGGAAGCGCTCCTGCGCCACATCGAGGAAAACCCCGACTTCATCCAGCCGCGAAGCCGCCGCAACGAGGTCTTGAGCTTTGTTCGCGAGGGGCTGCGGGATCTCTCCATCTCCCGCACCTCCTTCTCCTGGGGGATCCCCGTCCCCGGCAACGAACGGCACGTCATCTACGTCTGGTTCGACGCCCTGAGCAACTACATCACCGCTCTCGGCTATCCCGACGACGCCGAGGGGAATTTCGCCGATTACTGGCCGGCCGACGTCCACGTCATCGGCAAGGACATTCTGCGTTTCCACTCCGTCTACTGGCCGACCTTCCTCCTCGCCGCCGGCATCCCGCTGCCGAAAAAAGTCTTCGCCCACGGCTGGTGGACCGTCGAGGGGCAGAAGATGAGCAAGAGCCTGGCCAACGTCGTCGAGCCCAACATGCTCATTGACAAATACGGGGTCGATGCCATCCGCTACTTCCTCCTTCGCGAGGTCCCCTTCGGCCTCGACGGCGACTTCTCTCATTCGGCCCTGGTCCACCGGATCAATTCGGACCTCGCCAATGACCTGGGGAACTTGGTCAGCCGCTCGACGGCCATGGTCAACAAATATTTCGGCGGTACCCTTCCGAGTGCTGCGAACCTGGACGATGCCGACAGAGCGTTCATTGCCCGGTTTTCCGCGGCGACGCAAACGGTGGATCAGCAGATGAGCGAGCTGGCCTTCAACAAGGCTCTGCAGACCATATGGGAACTGGTGAGCGCCGCCAACAAATACATCGATGAGGTGGCTCCCTGGACCCTGGCCAAGGATGAGGCGCTGCGCCCCCGGCTGGGAACGGTCATGTACAACCTTCTCGAAGGGGTGCGCCTGATCGCCCTCCTGGTGGGGCCATACATGCCCGAAACGGCCGTAAGCATCATGGCCACCCTCGGAAACGACAACCGGGAACTGACCCTGGATGGGCACGACGGCTGGGGGGGGCTCAAACCGGGAACCACGGTCGAGAAGGCCGCGCCCCTCTTCCCCCGCATCGAAACCGAATAG